The proteins below are encoded in one region of Brassica napus cultivar Da-Ae chromosome A6, Da-Ae, whole genome shotgun sequence:
- the BNAA06G30170D gene encoding uncharacterized protein BNAA06G30170D isoform X1: MLSVAKRLVSASPSLRNGAPLLQFFRTEAGQPRRRTKSHSPPLKKKEEKSEWWIVDGEMHEIGDHVPLRERFTIPRDNIPNRRRKQLREQFMRRTRLVLKESEHEPWCKKYMELYNELRENWERLYWDEGYSKKIARDHANYESAEEDDEDFNPYRNRRSFNDPTKQEQGFVNRTTQQGDGNWDKVNQIRDKFEYDRERRMREKAFAPMNAAPDARDSNWNAQRQPFDAERYTRD; this comes from the exons ATGCTCTCCGTCGCTAAACGCCTCGTCTCCGCCTCACCGTCTCTCCGTAACGGCGCCCCCCTTCTCCAATTCTTCAGAACGGAGGCAGGTCAGCCGAGACGGCGAACCAAATCCCACTCTCCGCCGCTCAAAAAGAAGGAAGAGAAGTCGGAGTGGTGGATCGTCGACGGAGAGATGCACGAGATCGGCGATCACGTCCCTCTCCGCGAGCGATTCACCATCCCCAGAGACAATATCCCCAACAGGCGCCGCAAGCAGCTCCGCGAGCAGTTCATGCGCCGCACTCGCCTCGTCCTCAAAGAATCG GAGCACGAGCCATGGTGCAAGAAGTACATGGAGCTGTACAACGAGCTTAGGGAAAACTGGGAGAGGCTTTACTGGGATGAAGGATACTCCAAGAAGATTGCTAGGGATCATGCTAATTACGAGTCtgctgaggaagatgatgaagattTTAATCCATACAG GAACAGGCGGTCATTTAATGATCCAACAAag CAGGAGCAGGGGTTTGTTAATAGAACAACGCAACAAGGCGATGGTAACTGGGACAAAGTAAATCAAATCCGGGACAAGTTTGAGTATGACAGAGAAAGGAGAATGAGAGAAAAAG CCTTTGCACCAATGAACGCCGCACCGGACGCTAGAGACTCAAATTGGAATGCACAGAGACAGCCATTTGATGCTGAGAGATACACTCGGGACTGA
- the BNAA06G30150D gene encoding adenylylsulfatase HINT3, protein MEARRLAILCSHLNPSGPYPARDSILRVSDCSSSEDKVESSNLQNDCVFCKIVRGESPCLKLYEDDMCLCILDTSPLIHGHSLIIPKLHYPTLEETPPSVVAAMCSKVPLISNAIVKATDSDSFNLLVNNGAAAGQVIFHTHIHIIPRKERDCLWTSESLHRRTLKLDKEASQLASRVREQLCRLPEEQLVQPS, encoded by the exons ATGGAAGCTAGAAGACTCGCGATCCTCTGCTCCCATCTCAACCCCTCTGGTCCGTACCCAGCCCGAGACTCGATTCTCAGGGTTTCCGATTGTAGCTCCAGCGAAGACAAGGTGGAAtcatccaatctccaaaacgaCTGCGTTTTCTGTAAGATTGTCCGTGGCGAGTCTCCATGTCTCAAG TTGTACGAGGATGATATGTGTTTGTGTATTTTGGATACGAGTCCTCTTATCCATGG GCACTCACTTATCATTCCAAAGTTACATTATCCAACTTTAGAGGAAACACCTCCCTCA GTAGTTGCTGCCATGTGTTCTAAAGTGCCTCTTATCAGTAATGCCATCGTCAAAGCTACTGACAGTG ATTCATTTAACTTGTTGGTTAACAACGGAGCAGCAGCTGGACAAGTCATATTTCAC ACACACATTCACATAATCCCTCGTAAAGAACGTGACTGTTTATGGACTTCTGAG AGCTTGCATAGACGCACACTGAAACTGGACAAGGAAGCATCTCAACTGGCGTCTCGTGTTCGAGAACAATTGTGCAGACTTCCTGAAGAACAATTGGTTCAGCCCTCATAA
- the LOC106368003 gene encoding cysteine-rich repeat secretory protein 55, with product MKTFISRCLLLLALVCSCSAADSIWDLCNKNSNVSSSSQISKNIDSILATLVSKTPSQGFVTTTSSSYNKKDNVYGLAQCRGDISKTDCTTCIQDAAKKIREVCPNQSDARILYDFCFLRYSQENFIGKLDTGAGLIYYNVANVTETDPKTFDNELGKLFDKIRSEAVLRESQGLGKGKTKLTPFVTLNGLVQCTRDLSALDCAQCFATAVQSFMGACHNKKGCRVLYSSCYVRYEFYPFYFPLDPAKTGTSVGTISSVRL from the coding sequence atgaagaCATTCATTTCCAGATGTCTCCTTCTATTGGCCCTTGTATGCAGCTGCTCCGCCGCAGATTCAATATGGGACCTCTGCAACAAAAACTCAAACGTCTCAAGCAGCAGCCAAATCTCCAAGAACATCGATTCTATTCTCGCTACCCTCGTCTCAAAGACTCCTTCACAAGGCTTCGTTACAACAACTTCCTCAAGTTACAACAAGAAAGACAATGTCTACGGACTTGCTCAATGCAGAGGTGACATCAGCAAGACCGATTGCACCACCTGCATCCAAGACGCTGCCAAGAAAATCCGTGAGGTCTGTCCGAACCAATCTGACGCAAGGATCTTGTACGACTTCTGCTTCTTGCGTTACAGCCAAGAGAATTTCATAGGGAAGCTCGACACGGGTGCTGGTCTCATATACTACAACGTCGCTAACGTAACCGAAACAGATCCCAAAACGTTCGATAATGAACTCGGGAAACTCTTTGATAAAATTAGGTCTGAAGCGGTTTTGCGTGAGAGTCAAGGTTTAGGTAAAGGTAAGACAAAGCTGACACCGTTTGTGACACTAAACGGTTTGGTTCAGTGTACTAGGGACTTGAGCGCATTAGATTGCGCACAGTGTTTTGCAACTGCGGTCCAGAGCTTCATGGGGGCTTGTCACAACAAGAAGGGATGTCGTGTGTTGTACAGTAGTTGCTATGTCCGGTATGAGTTTTATCCGTTTTACTTCCCTCTTGATCCGGCTAAGACCGGCACTAGTGTCGGTACTATTTCTTCCGTTAGGCTCTGA
- the BNAA06G30170D gene encoding uncharacterized protein BNAA06G30170D isoform X2 — protein sequence MLSVAKRLVSASPSLRNGAPLLQFFRTEAGQPRRRTKSHSPPLKKKEEKSEWWIVDGEMHEIGDHVPLRERFTIPRDNIPNRRRKQLREQFMRRTRLVLKESEHEPWCKKYMELYNELRENWERLYWDEGYSKKIARDHANYESAEEDDEDFNPYRNRRSFNDPTKEQGFVNRTTQQGDGNWDKVNQIRDKFEYDRERRMREKAFAPMNAAPDARDSNWNAQRQPFDAERYTRD from the exons ATGCTCTCCGTCGCTAAACGCCTCGTCTCCGCCTCACCGTCTCTCCGTAACGGCGCCCCCCTTCTCCAATTCTTCAGAACGGAGGCAGGTCAGCCGAGACGGCGAACCAAATCCCACTCTCCGCCGCTCAAAAAGAAGGAAGAGAAGTCGGAGTGGTGGATCGTCGACGGAGAGATGCACGAGATCGGCGATCACGTCCCTCTCCGCGAGCGATTCACCATCCCCAGAGACAATATCCCCAACAGGCGCCGCAAGCAGCTCCGCGAGCAGTTCATGCGCCGCACTCGCCTCGTCCTCAAAGAATCG GAGCACGAGCCATGGTGCAAGAAGTACATGGAGCTGTACAACGAGCTTAGGGAAAACTGGGAGAGGCTTTACTGGGATGAAGGATACTCCAAGAAGATTGCTAGGGATCATGCTAATTACGAGTCtgctgaggaagatgatgaagattTTAATCCATACAG GAACAGGCGGTCATTTAATGATCCAACAAag GAGCAGGGGTTTGTTAATAGAACAACGCAACAAGGCGATGGTAACTGGGACAAAGTAAATCAAATCCGGGACAAGTTTGAGTATGACAGAGAAAGGAGAATGAGAGAAAAAG CCTTTGCACCAATGAACGCCGCACCGGACGCTAGAGACTCAAATTGGAATGCACAGAGACAGCCATTTGATGCTGAGAGATACACTCGGGACTGA